The Terriglobales bacterium genome window below encodes:
- the pilB gene encoding type IV-A pilus assembly ATPase PilB, translating to MSQRLGDLLVREKVITSEQLDSALKAQKDTGGRLGSILVKLGFLSDEDVTNFLSRQYGVPAINLNYFEIDPAVVKLVPHETAKRYQILPLSRVGASLTIAMVDPTNVFAMDDIKFMTGFNIEPVVASETSILEGIEKAYSGPSQPEEDLETVMSSLTDIADSDVELQAEESEAALAELEKAAEEAPIVKLVNMVLTDAVKRGASDIHIEPYEKDFRVRFRIDGVLQTIMNPPAKLKDAITSRIKIMSKLDISEKRLPQDGRIMLKVNVGGKKKQLDYRVSTLPTLFGEKIVLRLLDKENLRLDMTKLGFESESLEKFSRAILKPYGMVLVTGPTGSGKTNTLYSSISQLNKPDTNIMTAEDPVEFQLAGVNQVQMKESIGLNFAAALRSFLRQDPNIILVGEIRDFETAEIAIKAALTGHLVLSTLHTNGAPETISRLMNMGIEPFLVATAVHLICAQRLVRRVCANCAEELDLPVQALLDAGFTAEEAKTFKPKKGKGCGTCNNTGYKGRAGLYEVMEIDDDIRELILVGASALELKKKAIERGMLTLRRSGLVKVMQGVTTLEEVARETVH from the coding sequence ATGTCACAACGGCTGGGAGATCTTCTAGTACGCGAGAAGGTCATCACCTCTGAGCAGTTGGATTCTGCGCTAAAAGCCCAGAAAGATACGGGCGGCCGCTTAGGCTCTATCCTGGTAAAACTAGGGTTTCTTTCTGACGAAGACGTAACGAATTTCCTTTCACGCCAGTACGGCGTTCCCGCAATCAACCTGAACTATTTCGAGATCGACCCAGCGGTGGTAAAGCTGGTACCGCACGAAACCGCAAAGCGGTACCAGATTCTGCCGCTGAGCCGCGTGGGTGCGTCGCTGACGATCGCCATGGTGGATCCGACGAACGTGTTCGCCATGGACGATATCAAGTTCATGACCGGCTTCAACATCGAGCCGGTAGTCGCGTCGGAAACGTCGATCCTCGAGGGCATCGAAAAGGCCTACTCCGGTCCGTCGCAGCCTGAGGAAGATCTGGAAACGGTAATGTCGTCGTTAACCGACATCGCCGACAGCGACGTGGAATTGCAGGCGGAGGAGTCCGAAGCCGCGCTCGCAGAGCTGGAAAAGGCGGCCGAAGAAGCGCCGATTGTGAAGCTGGTGAACATGGTACTCACCGACGCGGTGAAGCGCGGAGCCAGCGATATTCACATCGAGCCGTACGAAAAAGATTTCCGCGTCCGCTTCCGCATTGACGGCGTGCTGCAGACGATCATGAATCCGCCGGCGAAGCTGAAGGACGCCATCACCTCACGTATCAAGATCATGTCGAAGCTGGACATCAGCGAAAAGCGCCTGCCGCAAGACGGACGCATCATGCTGAAAGTCAACGTGGGGGGGAAGAAGAAACAGCTCGACTATCGCGTGAGCACCCTACCGACGTTGTTCGGCGAAAAGATTGTTCTTCGTCTGCTGGATAAAGAAAACCTGCGGCTGGACATGACGAAGCTCGGCTTCGAGAGCGAGTCGCTGGAGAAGTTCTCGCGCGCCATCCTGAAGCCATACGGCATGGTGCTGGTAACGGGGCCGACAGGATCCGGCAAAACGAATACGCTGTACTCATCGATTTCGCAGCTCAACAAGCCCGACACCAACATCATGACGGCCGAGGATCCGGTCGAGTTCCAGTTGGCGGGCGTGAACCAGGTCCAAATGAAGGAATCGATCGGGTTGAACTTCGCCGCGGCACTAAGGTCATTCCTGCGGCAGGACCCGAACATCATCCTGGTGGGCGAAATCCGAGACTTTGAAACGGCTGAAATTGCTATTAAGGCCGCATTGACGGGCCACCTGGTGCTTTCAACCCTGCACACCAACGGCGCTCCCGAAACCATCAGCCGCTTGATGAACATGGGTATTGAACCGTTCCTGGTGGCGACCGCCGTTCACTTGATTTGTGCGCAACGTCTGGTGCGTCGCGTTTGCGCGAACTGCGCGGAGGAACTGGACCTCCCAGTGCAAGCGCTGCTTGATGCCGGATTCACTGCAGAAGAGGCGAAGACCTTCAAGCCGAAAAAGGGCAAGGGTTGCGGAACCTGCAATAACACGGGCTATAAGGGACGCGCGGGACTCTACGAGGTGATGGAGATCGACGACGACATCCGTGAGCTGATTCTTGTGGGTGCGTCCGCCTTGGAACTGAAAAAGAAAGCTATCGAACGAGGCATGCTTACACTCCGCCGGAGCGGCTTGGTTAAGGTGATGCAAGGCGTCACGACACTGGAAGAAGTCGCTCGCGAGACGGTGCATTGA
- a CDS encoding SAM-dependent chlorinase/fluorinase, with the protein MAQERIVTFTTDFGLTDHYVGTMKGVILNINPSAHIVDISNAVQSYDVLDGALAISQAYKYFPTDTIHLVIVDPGVGTSRRPLLVRTEKHFFLAPDNGVLSFVFEQEAERLQVRHIAADHYFLQPVSQTFHGRDIFAAVAGYLSKGVDSSAFGEEITDYVRFAAPKPKSMAPNTMKGVVLKVDKFGNLITNIRPADFPELFQPEPPPFRIIIGKAEITKMKTAYAQGTPGETFAILGSMGFLEVATNRGHAARLVGADKGSDVGLVMEAKGATGTGQ; encoded by the coding sequence TTGGCTCAAGAGCGCATTGTTACGTTCACCACCGACTTCGGCCTCACCGACCACTACGTCGGCACGATGAAGGGTGTGATCCTGAACATCAATCCGTCAGCCCACATCGTAGATATCTCGAACGCGGTCCAGTCGTACGACGTACTCGACGGCGCATTGGCGATTTCGCAGGCTTACAAGTACTTCCCTACGGATACCATTCATCTGGTGATCGTTGATCCTGGTGTAGGAACATCGCGACGCCCGCTGCTGGTCCGGACGGAAAAGCACTTCTTCCTTGCGCCTGATAACGGAGTGCTCTCGTTTGTGTTCGAACAGGAAGCCGAGCGCCTCCAGGTACGGCATATAGCCGCAGACCATTATTTCCTTCAGCCGGTCAGCCAGACATTCCACGGGCGCGACATCTTCGCCGCGGTTGCCGGATACCTCAGCAAAGGTGTGGATTCATCCGCGTTCGGTGAGGAAATCACCGACTATGTCCGTTTTGCGGCGCCGAAACCAAAAAGCATGGCGCCGAACACCATGAAGGGCGTGGTGCTGAAGGTGGACAAGTTCGGCAACCTGATCACCAACATCCGTCCGGCGGATTTCCCCGAACTCTTCCAACCGGAACCGCCGCCTTTCCGCATCATCATCGGCAAAGCCGAGATCACCAAGATGAAGACTGCCTATGCGCAAGGGACACCCGGAGAGACGTTTGCGATTCTCGGGAGCATGGGTTTCCTTGAGGTCGCCACGAATCGCGGCCACGCTGCCCGGCTTGTCGGTGCCGATAAAGGGAGTGATGTTGGCTTGGTAATGGAAGCCAAAGGGGCAACCGGAACAGGACAATAA
- a CDS encoding DUF4097 family beta strand repeat-containing protein: MPTRDKILIAIVVLISAAILIGKGADSNVLAAGSSQGAFDRSLTVNGPVQLSLENGSGSVTIRRGAADKVEVHAKVRARSWFSDTDDQIRNIEQNPPIEQNGNSIRIYKPEPHDTFNGVSITYDITVPEDTRLSSSTGSGSQLIESVKGPVTVRSGSGSLVVNGIGADVEARTGSGSVKMDKVNGRVDIQTGSGSVDAFDVAGGARIRTGSGSIEFRQTAPGDVDAESGSGSISLDNVTGAAIARCGSGGIRINGEPKGNWEFHSGSGAIDIRTRGNAGFDLYARTNSGRVNIGSPITVEGGQLNPREVRGKVRGGGTTLEAVTGSGSIRIE; the protein is encoded by the coding sequence ATGCCAACACGCGACAAAATCCTCATCGCAATCGTAGTGCTCATCAGTGCGGCCATCCTCATCGGAAAAGGTGCCGATTCGAACGTTCTCGCCGCTGGATCGTCACAGGGTGCTTTCGACCGCTCACTTACGGTCAACGGACCAGTGCAGTTGAGTCTCGAAAATGGCTCCGGCAGCGTCACCATTCGGCGCGGAGCAGCGGATAAAGTCGAGGTTCACGCAAAGGTGCGGGCACGCTCCTGGTTCTCCGATACCGACGACCAGATCAGGAACATCGAGCAGAACCCTCCCATCGAACAGAATGGGAACTCCATACGAATCTATAAGCCTGAACCTCACGACACCTTCAACGGCGTCTCGATTACTTATGACATCACTGTTCCGGAAGATACTCGGCTTTCCTCTTCCACAGGTTCGGGTTCACAACTCATTGAATCGGTGAAAGGCCCGGTGACAGTCCGCTCCGGTTCCGGTTCGCTGGTCGTTAATGGCATCGGGGCAGACGTTGAGGCGCGGACGGGTTCGGGCAGCGTGAAGATGGATAAGGTCAATGGCCGCGTTGACATCCAGACCGGCAGCGGCAGCGTGGATGCCTTTGACGTCGCTGGCGGAGCAAGGATCCGCACCGGAAGCGGCAGCATCGAGTTTCGCCAGACAGCACCTGGAGACGTGGACGCCGAGTCGGGATCGGGCAGCATCAGCCTGGACAATGTCACCGGCGCGGCTATCGCGCGTTGTGGGAGCGGCGGGATCAGGATCAACGGTGAGCCCAAGGGTAACTGGGAGTTTCACAGTGGCTCCGGCGCGATCGACATCCGTACCAGGGGCAATGCTGGCTTTGACCTGTATGCCCGTACTAATTCCGGACGCGTGAACATCGGATCGCCGATAACCGTCGAAGGCGGACAACTAAACCCGCGGGAAGTACGCGGTAAGGTACGCGGCGGTGGTACCACTCTCGAAGCCGTTACCGGTTCGGGTTCCATCCGAATTGAGTAG
- a CDS encoding sigma-54 dependent transcriptional regulator, with protein MGNILVCDDERSICEMLEISLRKEGHRVETVMSGEAAKKKIDSALFDVVITDIRMPNINGIEVLRHAHNVSPDTSVILITAVDDMQAAVDAVKAGGAYDYIRKGPGLLEDVKVSLKQAVTAQNLQRQNIALRRDAAGRNSLDNIVGVSAAMEKLKATVRTVATTASTVLIHGESGTGKELVARAVHACSLRAAEPFVSINCGAFPETLLESELFGYVKGAFTGANTNKNGLFEVANGGTIFLDEISEMSLTMQVKLLRVLQERCLRPVGGTNEIAIDVRVIAATNKSLDDLVAENQFREDLYYRLSVIPVEVPPLRDRREDIPLLANHFLKKYAPAAGKTILKIAPEALKMLCAYEWPGNVRQLENTVERAVALEQTEELHVDLPSERPKTRAAAAGVGGGVIPTIPTDGIDMERYVADLEKGMILNALKQSNGVQTKAADLLKLSYRSFRHLLKKYDI; from the coding sequence ATGGGTAACATCCTGGTCTGCGATGACGAGCGCTCGATTTGCGAGATGCTGGAGATCTCGCTGCGCAAGGAAGGTCATCGGGTAGAGACCGTAATGTCGGGAGAAGCGGCGAAGAAGAAGATCGATTCGGCGCTGTTCGACGTCGTGATCACCGACATTCGTATGCCGAACATCAATGGCATCGAAGTGCTGCGACACGCTCACAATGTGTCGCCAGATACATCCGTCATCCTGATCACAGCCGTCGATGATATGCAGGCCGCGGTGGACGCCGTAAAAGCCGGCGGAGCCTACGACTATATCCGCAAGGGCCCCGGGCTGCTCGAGGACGTGAAGGTTTCGTTAAAGCAGGCGGTTACAGCACAAAACCTGCAGCGGCAGAACATTGCGTTGCGTCGCGACGCAGCGGGACGGAATTCGCTGGATAACATCGTGGGCGTCAGCGCCGCGATGGAGAAGCTAAAGGCGACGGTCCGCACCGTTGCAACGACGGCGAGCACGGTTCTGATTCATGGTGAAAGCGGCACTGGTAAGGAACTTGTCGCGCGCGCAGTGCATGCATGCTCGTTGCGTGCGGCAGAGCCGTTTGTTTCCATCAACTGCGGCGCGTTCCCGGAAACCCTCCTTGAAAGCGAACTGTTTGGATATGTGAAAGGAGCCTTCACCGGCGCGAACACGAACAAGAACGGCCTGTTCGAAGTCGCCAATGGCGGCACGATCTTCCTCGACGAAATCAGCGAGATGTCGTTGACCATGCAGGTAAAACTTCTGCGTGTGTTGCAGGAACGCTGCCTGCGTCCGGTAGGAGGAACGAATGAAATTGCAATTGATGTGCGTGTGATCGCCGCAACCAACAAGAGCCTCGACGACCTTGTGGCCGAGAACCAGTTTCGCGAAGACCTCTACTACCGGTTGAGCGTGATTCCCGTCGAAGTACCGCCGCTCCGCGACCGCCGCGAGGACATTCCGCTGCTGGCGAACCACTTCCTCAAGAAGTACGCTCCGGCGGCAGGGAAGACCATCCTGAAGATCGCGCCTGAAGCATTAAAGATGCTGTGCGCCTACGAGTGGCCGGGAAATGTCCGTCAGCTAGAGAACACCGTCGAACGAGCGGTAGCCCTGGAACAGACGGAGGAGTTGCATGTTGACCTTCCGTCAGAGCGTCCGAAGACGCGTGCGGCTGCCGCGGGAGTTGGCGGAGGTGTGATTCCAACGATCCCGACCGACGGCATCGATATGGAACGCTACGTGGCCGACCTGGAAAAGGGAATGATCCTGAATGCGCTGAAGCAGTCGAACGGCGTGCAGACCAAGGCGGCAGACTTATTGAAGTTGAGCTATCGCAGTTTTCGGCACCTGCTTAAAAAGTACGATATCTAG
- a CDS encoding tetratricopeptide repeat protein — MSRDIAEDHYYAALDLYADGKHEEAVAEYNRSLEADPTFTEAMHGLARAYQDMERYDDAIATARRIAEIDKDDVLAHTSLSILYQKKNMIPEAEEEANKARILGWKQQLKKSK; from the coding sequence ATGTCCCGAGATATTGCCGAAGACCACTACTACGCCGCGCTCGACCTCTATGCCGACGGCAAACACGAGGAAGCCGTCGCCGAGTACAACCGTTCGCTTGAGGCCGACCCCACCTTTACCGAGGCCATGCACGGTCTCGCCCGCGCTTATCAGGACATGGAGCGATACGACGACGCCATCGCCACCGCCAGGCGCATCGCGGAGATCGACAAGGATGACGTACTCGCACACACCAGCCTGTCCATCCTGTACCAGAAAAAGAACATGATCCCCGAAGCGGAAGAAGAGGCGAATAAGGCCAGGATATTGGGATGGAAGCAGCAGCTTAAGAAGAGCAAATAG
- a CDS encoding DUF3592 domain-containing protein, which translates to MPASNTRWIGWLALWVILAVVFGAGFARVNWTRYYALSRRGVSAEALVVAKEAHQEVRYRFSVAGQTFDRIGHLGTGNPPYASVAVGQTINVYYLPTDPNVSCAGSPESWLNRETRLIVLLVAFAPIFVVFTIQWWVKRMQVKSAEELHPS; encoded by the coding sequence ATGCCTGCAAGTAACACCCGATGGATCGGTTGGCTGGCGCTGTGGGTGATACTGGCCGTGGTTTTCGGCGCAGGCTTCGCCCGCGTGAACTGGACGCGCTACTACGCTTTGAGCCGCCGAGGTGTCAGCGCCGAGGCCCTTGTCGTCGCGAAGGAAGCTCACCAGGAAGTGCGATATCGTTTCAGCGTTGCGGGGCAGACCTTTGACCGGATCGGCCATCTGGGAACGGGTAATCCTCCGTATGCGAGTGTGGCCGTAGGGCAAACTATTAACGTGTACTATCTGCCCACAGATCCGAATGTCTCGTGCGCCGGATCGCCGGAGTCGTGGCTCAACCGTGAAACACGGCTGATTGTTCTGCTGGTGGCGTTCGCGCCGATATTCGTGGTGTTCACCATTCAGTGGTGGGTGAAACGCATGCAGGTGAAGTCTGCTGAAGAACTGCATCCTTCGTAG
- a CDS encoding ATP-binding protein: MSRGTTDTTGPGRVGVQVSSGNFNDRAWLAWLIKVRIIIITFLLGIELAITSLVPTGVDKTAFVAVVALCYTLAMFYAVLLWVWHEVRLQPKVQVLTDLGMATALVYVTGGIDSSFNFLFPLIIIIGSILLTRSWAYMVAALAFIFHGAMLELSYFEVIKSYSLLKPDLRSLQASILLNFVAYLAIAYLASRLSTKLRQVDVELKDKSGELEDLQALHENIVQSINTGLVTTNLDGRIRVVNAAAESLLGKSAEELIGVPVAQLFLDRLPAPGSSMTHGEVRLQCETGPRRQKTFAITAAVLNSPHSGPDGYVYMFEDLTEIRRLEREVRLRDRLSAVGRMAAGIAHEIRNPLSSIAGSVKVLSEVAALDDEQKVLVNIVNRESERLNAIISDFLMYTREKQYEFAHVDLVPVLDETLVLLENSQAANDASGKINIVRDFRTQRAVTVADRDRLKQVFWNICDNAMRAMADGGTLTVSLKEVEEANWLISFADTGKGMVGSQIEKMFEPFQSDFAGGTGLGLAIVYQIIQAHDGKISVRSAPGEGAEFIIRLKRSAEPVIEEAPEVAIPAAASVGSGKVHHG; this comes from the coding sequence GTGAGCAGAGGAACTACAGATACGACCGGACCTGGACGCGTTGGCGTCCAGGTATCTTCCGGCAACTTCAATGACCGCGCTTGGTTGGCGTGGCTCATCAAAGTCCGAATCATCATCATCACGTTCCTGCTGGGAATCGAGTTAGCGATTACCAGCCTGGTCCCGACTGGCGTCGACAAGACGGCATTCGTGGCGGTGGTGGCGCTCTGCTACACGCTTGCCATGTTCTACGCCGTGCTGCTCTGGGTGTGGCATGAAGTACGGTTGCAGCCCAAAGTGCAGGTGCTCACGGACCTGGGGATGGCCACCGCCCTGGTGTACGTTACTGGCGGAATCGATAGTTCCTTCAATTTTCTTTTTCCGCTGATCATCATCATCGGCAGCATCCTGCTGACTCGTTCGTGGGCATATATGGTCGCCGCGTTGGCGTTCATCTTCCACGGCGCCATGCTGGAGTTGTCGTACTTTGAGGTAATCAAGTCATACTCGCTGCTGAAACCGGACTTGCGTTCCCTTCAGGCGAGCATCCTGTTGAACTTCGTTGCGTATCTTGCGATTGCTTACCTTGCGAGCCGCCTGAGCACGAAGCTGCGACAGGTGGACGTTGAACTAAAAGACAAAAGTGGCGAACTCGAGGATTTGCAGGCACTGCACGAGAACATCGTGCAATCGATCAATACCGGCCTGGTCACGACGAACCTTGATGGACGGATTCGCGTGGTGAATGCAGCGGCGGAGAGTTTGCTGGGCAAATCGGCGGAAGAATTGATTGGGGTTCCGGTAGCGCAGTTGTTCCTGGATCGGCTGCCGGCTCCCGGTTCGAGCATGACCCACGGCGAAGTACGCCTGCAATGTGAAACCGGTCCCCGAAGGCAGAAGACGTTTGCCATTACGGCAGCGGTCCTGAATTCGCCACACAGCGGTCCCGATGGTTATGTCTATATGTTCGAGGACCTCACAGAGATACGACGCTTGGAGCGCGAAGTGCGTCTGCGTGACAGGCTGTCAGCTGTAGGACGCATGGCTGCCGGAATCGCGCACGAGATCCGCAATCCATTGTCTTCCATTGCGGGATCGGTGAAGGTTCTCTCCGAAGTCGCTGCGCTCGACGATGAGCAAAAGGTGCTCGTCAATATCGTAAATCGCGAGTCGGAGCGGCTCAACGCCATCATCTCCGATTTTCTGATGTACACGCGAGAGAAGCAGTACGAGTTCGCTCACGTGGATCTCGTTCCGGTGCTGGACGAGACGCTGGTGTTGCTCGAAAACAGCCAGGCCGCGAACGATGCTTCAGGCAAAATCAATATCGTTCGCGATTTCAGAACTCAGCGCGCGGTGACGGTCGCCGACCGCGACCGGTTGAAACAGGTCTTCTGGAATATCTGCGACAACGCCATGCGCGCGATGGCGGACGGCGGCACGCTAACTGTGTCGCTAAAGGAAGTAGAAGAAGCGAATTGGCTGATCTCTTTTGCCGACACAGGCAAAGGAATGGTGGGTTCGCAAATCGAAAAGATGTTCGAGCCGTTCCAGTCGGATTTTGCCGGCGGCACCGGGCTGGGACTCGCAATCGTCTACCAGATCATTCAGGCGCACGACGGCAAGATTTCCGTGCGTTCGGCTCCCGGCGAGGGCGCCGAGTTCATCATCCGGCTGAAGCGTTCGGCCGAGCCGGTTATCGAAGAAGCGCCGGAGGTGGCAATTCCGGCGGCTGCTTCTGTGGGTTCAGGGAAGGTACACCATGGGTAA
- a CDS encoding type II secretion system F family protein — protein sequence MPVFTFTAKDAGGKKVAGERVAENKQVLQGQLRRERLSEFTIKEKGKEFALPTFGSGKVPVKDIAIFFRQFSVMIDAGLPLVQCLEILAANQENVAFQKALTRVRTTVEGGATLANAMRGEPKVFDDLTTNMIEAGETGGILDTILQRLATYVEKAVKLKAAVKSALIYPVSVISIAVIIVGCLLKFVVPIFINLFASLQVDLPLPTRIVIGLSNLVSNFWYVPIGLIVGLVIVVKQMKKNPKGRLAWDSMMLKLPVFGMVLRKIAVARFSRTLGTLLTSGVSILEALTITAKTSGNAVLEHALFKVRKAIEEGRTIVDPLKESGVFPNMVTQMIGVGEATGAMDAMLQKIADFYEDEVDAATKNMLTLLEPIMIAFLGTAVGGIVISLYMPLFSMIAKLSG from the coding sequence ATGCCAGTTTTCACATTCACGGCGAAAGACGCAGGCGGCAAGAAAGTCGCGGGCGAACGCGTCGCCGAAAACAAGCAGGTATTGCAGGGGCAATTGCGCCGCGAGCGCCTGAGCGAGTTCACGATCAAGGAAAAGGGCAAGGAATTCGCACTGCCCACGTTCGGCTCGGGCAAGGTGCCGGTGAAGGATATTGCCATCTTCTTTCGGCAATTCTCGGTGATGATCGATGCCGGCCTGCCGCTGGTGCAATGTCTTGAGATTCTCGCGGCGAACCAGGAAAACGTGGCGTTCCAAAAAGCACTCACGCGCGTCCGGACCACGGTGGAAGGCGGCGCCACGCTGGCCAACGCCATGCGCGGAGAGCCGAAGGTCTTCGATGACCTGACGACAAACATGATCGAAGCCGGTGAAACCGGCGGTATTCTCGACACCATTCTTCAGCGCCTGGCCACCTACGTAGAAAAGGCCGTGAAGTTGAAAGCAGCGGTGAAGTCGGCGTTGATCTACCCGGTATCGGTTATCAGCATCGCCGTCATCATCGTCGGCTGCCTGCTGAAGTTCGTGGTGCCGATCTTCATCAACCTGTTCGCCAGCTTGCAGGTCGACCTCCCGCTGCCGACTCGAATTGTTATCGGCCTCAGCAACCTCGTCAGCAATTTCTGGTACGTGCCGATCGGATTGATCGTCGGTTTAGTCATTGTCGTCAAGCAGATGAAGAAGAATCCCAAGGGCCGCCTGGCGTGGGATTCGATGATGCTGAAGCTGCCGGTTTTCGGCATGGTGCTTCGCAAGATCGCCGTCGCTCGTTTCAGCCGTACCCTCGGTACGCTGCTCACTTCGGGCGTCTCAATCCTTGAAGCGCTGACGATTACGGCAAAGACATCTGGGAACGCCGTTCTGGAGCACGCGCTGTTCAAGGTACGCAAGGCGATCGAAGAAGGCCGGACCATCGTGGATCCGCTGAAGGAAAGCGGCGTGTTCCCGAATATGGTGACGCAGATGATCGGCGTCGGCGAAGCGACCGGCGCCATGGATGCCATGCTGCAGAAGATCGCCGACTTCTACGAAGACGAAGTGGACGCTGCCACCAAGAACATGCTGACGTTGCTCGAACCGATCATGATCGCGTTCCTTGGTACCGCCGTCGGTGGCATTGTGATTTCGCTTTACATGCCGCTGTTCTCGATGATCGCAAAACTCTCCGGATAA
- a CDS encoding type IV pilus twitching motility protein PilT translates to MAASLSDLLKKMVEMGGSDLHITTNTPPQIRLHGHLQPLDLPPLAAAETKALAYSVMTDAQKHRFEEDLELDFSFGLKGLARFRANVFNQRGASAAVFRVIPYEIKSFAQLNLPPVVSKLCDKPRGLILVTGPTGSGKSTTLAAMLDKINSERHEHMLTIEDPIEFVHQHKNCLVNQREVHADTKSFSNALRAALREDPDVVLIGEMRDLETIESALRIAETGHLTFGTLHTNSASSTINRIIDVFPAHQQPQIRAQLSMVLEGILCQALLPKVGGQGRVMSMEILIPNAAVRNLIREDKIHQIYSAMQSGQDKYGMQTFNQSLATLYFQKQITLETALQRSSSPDELQEMINRGAGLNKTSAAAPGKR, encoded by the coding sequence ATGGCTGCTAGTTTGAGCGACCTGCTCAAGAAAATGGTGGAGATGGGCGGCAGCGATCTCCACATTACTACGAATACACCGCCGCAGATTCGCCTGCACGGACACCTGCAGCCTTTGGATTTGCCACCGCTTGCGGCCGCTGAAACCAAGGCTCTGGCGTATAGCGTGATGACCGACGCCCAGAAGCACCGCTTCGAAGAAGATCTGGAACTCGACTTTTCATTTGGACTGAAAGGACTGGCCCGATTCCGCGCCAACGTATTCAACCAGCGCGGCGCGTCGGCGGCTGTGTTCCGCGTTATTCCTTACGAGATCAAGTCGTTTGCGCAATTAAATCTTCCTCCCGTGGTTTCGAAGCTGTGCGACAAGCCGAGGGGATTGATTCTCGTGACCGGGCCAACCGGTTCCGGTAAGTCCACCACGCTGGCCGCCATGCTCGACAAGATCAACAGCGAACGGCATGAGCACATGCTGACGATCGAGGATCCGATCGAGTTCGTGCATCAGCACAAGAACTGCCTGGTAAACCAGCGCGAAGTCCATGCGGATACAAAATCGTTCTCAAACGCGCTGCGTGCCGCTCTTCGTGAAGATCCTGACGTGGTGCTGATCGGCGAAATGCGCGATCTGGAGACGATTGAATCGGCCCTGCGCATTGCGGAAACGGGCCACCTCACTTTCGGAACGTTGCACACGAATTCAGCATCGTCGACCATCAACCGCATCATCGACGTTTTTCCGGCACACCAGCAGCCGCAAATCCGTGCGCAGCTCTCCATGGTTTTGGAAGGAATTCTTTGCCAGGCGCTGCTGCCGAAGGTCGGCGGACAGGGCCGCGTGATGTCGATGGAAATCTTGATTCCGAATGCCGCCGTGCGAAACCTGATTCGCGAAGACAAGATCCACCAGATCTATTCGGCGATGCAGTCGGGGCAGGACAAGTACGGAATGCAGACGTTCAACCAGTCGCTTGCGACATTGTATTTCCAGAAGCAGATCACGCTGGAAACTGCATTGCAGCGCTCGTCCTCACCGGACGAATTACAGGAAATGATCAACCGCGGCGCCGGTCTTAACAAGACGAGCGCGGCGGCTCCAGGCAAGAGATAA
- a CDS encoding transposase, translating to MTIDSYNKAFILQSDCMAGLFADVLQRYRHEQKMLVHEFVVMPNHVHALLTTCETVEFAVKRIKGCFSTRAIKEFHFKQKIWQPSFYERRVRDSNAYSAFRTYIRDNPVRARLVDEPEKWGFGSASGHFEMDPAPTCFSRPEVSIPRGRSGM from the coding sequence GTGACCATTGATTCGTATAACAAAGCGTTCATCCTTCAATCGGATTGCATGGCCGGCCTCTTTGCGGATGTTCTTCAACGCTATCGGCACGAGCAGAAAATGCTGGTGCATGAGTTCGTCGTAATGCCAAACCACGTGCATGCCCTTTTGACGACTTGTGAGACTGTCGAGTTCGCGGTGAAAAGGATCAAGGGATGTTTCTCAACCCGTGCGATCAAGGAATTCCACTTTAAACAGAAGATTTGGCAACCGAGTTTTTATGAGCGGCGCGTTCGGGATTCGAATGCTTATAGCGCGTTTCGAACATACATTCGCGATAATCCTGTGCGCGCCCGACTCGTTGACGAGCCAGAGAAGTGGGGGTTTGGTTCTGCTTCTGGCCATTTCGAGATGGATCCGGCGCCCACCTGCTTTTCGCGACCAGAAGTGTCTATCCCGCGCGGAAGATCCGGCATGTAA